AATAATCTCTTCTTCGGGTAGTACGAACCCGTATTTGCCTTTATCTGGTAACTCGATGACGTAACTAAATCGAGTACCAATAGAATATGCATAGTCTTCACTAGCCCCAGAAGCAGCATCTACGGTGGAAATAATTCATTGTTTTAAAAGATTATAGTCAGAGGGGCAGTGTGTATATATAGCATTCCAGTGGACAGAGGGCCATGCCAGTGCTAATCGAAAAAAGGACTGCAGTGTATTATCAAGGCAATCTCTAACAACAGGAAAATGAGCTCAACTTGCCAAGATAcgaacttgtaacagtcctttgatcttatgtctggctgcgacaaataccaacagtactgtactatgtaaaTGTTCTCTGTGGCGCGCGGTTCGTTGATcttgtcgcagccacagataaaccctttgatctccggagctcagtatcctgttgttaaattgccttGTTTAATTAActgttaataaaaataaaacaccgTGAACACAGTTCCATAATTGTTCAATAATCGCAGTATACTTACATAACAATTCCACGGTGTTGCCACACTCGTATTCCCGTCCACTCACCGCTTCAATTGCTGTTATTGTGGCGTCACCCAATTTCTTCTGTTAGAAACAAAGTTCGCCTTAGTTAGTTCATATCTAACACATAGACGTActcaaaatattaaacaatttaatattcatgcagagattatttttttctaacgATAAGTGTTAATACTTACCACTTCCTCTTCGTTCGATATTGGAGCAAGATCACTTGCATATCCCCATGGATACAGCATCAACTGAGAGTAGCTATGGAAGTCAATGAACATCTCTAAGTTCTCCAATTTTTTAAGGAAATTCACAACTGATTCAATTTCAGGTTCTGATGTTGCGCTTGAGCCGCGGTACGTGTCAGAACACGGTTCTTCTGAAGCTCCTTCACCTGTGTGAAAGCAAAAGATACAAGActttaagctatgtctacactatcaaactagtttgatgtgccaaaatatggtaatgatatgcccaaatatggcagtgatatgacattatgtccatatatataaagtttgatagtgttgacagagttttatatattgtttaatggtttgcatggcgaaatcaaatgtttataTAAAGTTTTCAGTACACCAGGTATCTGTttagtttctcgacgtttcgatcaatatactttgatcgcccttctcactcctgaggacgatcaaggtatgttgatcgaaacgtcgagaaactaaACAGTTCTTCTCAGAACTAGACATGGTGTGTACCgggcatttttttgtcaaactatttgatagtgtagacagagctttagatttgcttagtatttataggcctacctccCCATTCAAACGGCCAATTCCTGTTCGGATCAGTACCAACACATTCTGAGCCCTCGTTTGGAGATCTTGTCTTTCTCCACAAACGGTCCtacaaaaaacaaatgtattgattgataattTAACACATTAACAAGTACTTGTTTTCATCACATAGGCATAGTATAATGAAGTTTCTATTTATTACATTATGATATGTGACTAAAgttctgtccacactatcaattcaattcaattcaaataaacatttatttctttcattcatatttgagtaaaaaacattataatttctgatattttataaataaataatttttttttttagagatataatacagtaaatcataatgtataaaaagatgattcagttatatacaaaatgaaagagtCAAAAAAACTCAAGAAAGTATCGATCAATTGGAaacaaaaatccaattgaaacttgtatattgggaagccatgtaagaagattatatacttatatatataaatgtaaacatataactACACATACACATAAAGAtcaacagacacacacacacaccaacagTAAAGGAAGCAATTTAGAAAAAGtttctaaagttaaaaaaatattacaaaatagagaaaaaaattagttataatttgaaataagatattctttaagtttaaaagagaactatcaaactttatgtgacaacaaaatgtgatgttcccatatatggacatgattatgtcatatcactaccatatctgtgCATATCATTCCATTTGgccacattacatttttttgtcaaactagtttgatagtgtaggcctagacagagcttttaaatattaacaaggccaacagccattaagtcgcgtgctacaatgcatagtgataccggaccgacagacagaccgacagacagaccgacagaccgaccgacatagtgaactatactgaccgaaattactgaacatgtttaaaaatgttgaaatgtttaaaaacatttatatttttttaatttacacgtgcgtagcctgtcacttttgacgtgctcgtataacgtaatttcgagttgaaaagtaagtcaagaaaacataAATCgagcaaaaagagtgcgcaacaacatttaacgcgcagtgcgcatgcgcactcatggcaattttgtaaacgcttaaaattgcctgaaacgtactcttatttcatcgaaaataaattttgaaaattttaagcgcgcgtacgcatgcgttacatgcgctacgcacgtaattgtattgccatatgatgatttatgccctgaaatttatgagtaccaaattttatttaattgtgattcatggttgtgaagatatgattagaaacgtgatttcgttaaatcgtgcgtagaccgcgtaattttttattgcgcaccgtgaaaacataaccacattgattcctggccataaggaatatactgtgaaaaattaacctagctagattaaactgatatcaagataaggtcagaaagcgataaaacgcatagtgataccggaccgacagaccgacagacagacagacagaccgaccaaccgaccgacatagtgaactatagagtcgcttccacgcgactaaaaatgtgcaAGGTTATGATAGCTCATAATTAAACATATTCATAGGTCTAACGGAGTTTGCTATGCTTAGTATTTGTACATTATTTAGTaagaaaaaaggaaagaaaGTCGCTACGACTACAATGTATAAAAACATAACAATAGGCTTCAAATGAATATAAGTTACTtagcaataaaacaataaaacaatgtttacGCCATCAAGCAAGAATATGCAAATGCTTACGTTATCCCACGTCCACCTGTATCCATCTGGATTAGTCACAAACAGTATGTAAATATCgtattttgttaaaaagtttacTTCATCTTCTGAACCACTTGTGTATTTCtccaaaaactaaaaaaaaaaagtttatttaataatatgaagACTTGTACGTAGATCACACATTtctcctaaagctctgtctacacaatcaaactttatgtgacaaataggcctaaatgtgacgtcatatcactaccatattttaacacattttttaaaactagtttgatagtgtagatcaCAGAGCTTTTATAA
This is a stretch of genomic DNA from Antedon mediterranea chromosome 3, ecAntMedi1.1, whole genome shotgun sequence. It encodes these proteins:
- the LOC140044484 gene encoding carboxypeptidase B-like isoform X2; amino-acid sequence: MATYTWVMIFCCFFSITQTRRMYNNYQVIRAKPLTQRHVIQLHALEYNEKSCHQLDFWTSARAVRKTVDIMVPPTAKEYVALTLDMIGVPYHVLIDDVNEVIQTQRVSHSSKVAARGSNEDFFMFYHTIDEISTGGASDKKKIWFEGGIHAREWISPATVMYITNKFLEKYTSGSEDEVNFLTKYDIYILFVTNPDGYRWTWDNDRLWRKTRSPNEGSECVGTDPNRNWPFEWGGEGASEEPCSDTYRGSSATSEPEIESVVNFLKKLENLEMFIDFHSYSQLMLYPWGYASDLAPISNEEEVKKLGDATITAIEAVSGREYECGNTVELLYAASGASEDYAYSIGTRFSYVIELPDKGKYGFVLPEEEIIPTGEETYAGVMAAFRYLIEYT